The Oceaniferula marina sequence TGGGCAAGCGCCGTCCGCTCATACTTCACGGCAGCAACAAATTACAAGATCTACGATTTGTTATAATAGCGGATCAACAACTGACGGCTTAGCACAGCACCATTATGAATGAAAAATTCGAGGATCTCATGAGACCCGACCAGACAAGGAGGCGTCTCGTGTCTTGGGATGAAGATATGCCAGATGTAGTCCAGTGGATCAACCTACTCAGCGCCTTATGTTTCACCTCCATGTGCACGATTCTGGGAGAGCACGAATCATGGGAGGATGTTGTATTTGTATTTGTCTTTTTCGGTATGATTCTCGGTTCTGTGATTTTTCTTATGGGTCACGGGTTTTGTATCATGTGCGGTGGTAAAAGTGCTTTTTGGCTTAGCACGGGTTTGTTCTCAGTGCTCTTTCTGATACTGCTCTATACCGCATACTCGGTCTACGATCTCAGTTGGTTGATTTAGAAACTTGGAGCACATGAAATCCGTGACACATGGCGCTACGCGGTGCGCTCGAACTGCGTTCTCATCCATCACCCGCCCACAAAAAAACCCTCCTTTAGGGAGGGCTTCTTGAAGAAATGGAGCCGGTTGACGGATTCGAACCGACGACCTACTGATTACAAATCAGTTGCTCTACCAACTGAGCTAAACCGGCTTTTTCTTGATGGGTTTTTGTTTTGGCCTGCGGCGATGTGCCGAAAGCGGCGCGAGTATTTCCAATTTTGCCTGTTTGGCAAGTTTTTTTGACAGAAATGCTCTGGAATATTTATCGGCTAGGATTAGTCTGCCATTCATGACCGTAGGCATACCCAAAGAAATCAAAACCCAAGAGCATCGAGTGTCCATGATCCCTTCATCTGTAGGGGAATTAACCCGCCGGGGACACCGCGTTCTAGTCCAGACCCAGGCAGGTGCTGGAGCCAGTTATCCGGATGAAAGCTATCTGGCCCAAGGAGCTGAAATCGTCGGCACCGCCGAGGAGGTCTTTGCCCAGAGCGAACTCATCGTCAAGGTGAAGGAACCCCAGGCGTCCGAGGTCGCCATGCTCAATGAACAACACACTTTATTCACCTACCTGCACCTCGCTGCGGACAAACATCTCACCGAAACCTTGGTCGCCTCTGGCTGCACAGCCATTGCGTATGAAACCATCGAGGTCAATAACCGCCTTCCGCTGCTCGAACCCATGAGTGAGATCGCTGGCCGGATGTCATCGATCGTCGGCAGCTACCATCTCGCAAAACATCGTGGCGGGCGGGGCACCCTACTCGGCGGTGTTCCGGGTGTGGCCCCGGGACGCGTGGTGGTCATTGGTGGTGGAACCGCCGGGGTGAATGCAGCCCGCGTAGCCACTGGCATCGGAGCAGATGTCAGCATTCTGGAAGTGGATTTCGACCGGATGCGCTTTCTCGACATCACGATGGAGGGGGCTCACACGGTATTTTCGAATGAAGCCAATTTATCGGACCTTCTCCCTCGGGTTGATTTGGTGATTGGAGCGGTTCTGGTTCCCGGAGCGGCAGCGCCGAAACTCATCACCCGCGAGATGCTCAAAATGATGCAGCCCGGTAGTGTCTTTGTGGATATTGCTGTGGACCAAGGTGGTTGTGCCGAAACCACCCGCCCGACAACCCACGACGAGCCGACGTATTACGAAGAAGACGTCCTGCACTACTGCGTGGCCAACATGCCTGGTGCTTACTCCCGCACCTCGACTCAGGCCCTGAATAATTGCACCCAGCGCTGGACCACACTGATCGCTGATGAAGGTGTGGCAGCCGCTTGCAAAATCCGTCCCGAACTGCTGGGCGGTATTAATTGCACCGGAGGAAAACTCACCTGTCCCCCGGTGGGAGAGGCCCATGATCTGGCATCCGTCGATCCGGCTGAACTGATTACGGGCTAAAGCTTTAACCGCGGTAATAACAGCGGAGGATTGGGGACAATCCTCCCTACTGTTACGGCTGCAATCAGAGAACGACGTGTTGCGGTGGATTAGCGCAATCCATCAAGCTTTGTGCGGTCTCGCTGCCAGTAGCCAGAGCAGTAAGGCACTGACGAGAATGGAGGACAGCCCGATGTGCAAGACCTGCGCAATGGGTAAAATTCCGACCTGGGACAAGACCAATCCCAGCACCATCTGGGCCAAGACCATACCGAGCACCACACGCTCGAGCCACGCGGCTCCCGACTGCACCCTGAGACCCCGCAAAAAGAACATACCGGCAACCAGCAAGATCAGCCACGACCCGCTGCGGTGCACCAAGTAGACCGAGCTTTGTTCAAGCTCCGCCACCCATTCCGAGCGCGGTGCCATTTCATGGCTTTGCTTCAAGGCATCGGTTTTCTCCCGGATCTGGGACCCCAGCACCCCTTCCGCAAGGACAAGGGCAAAAAGCACATAGCCAAGCTGCCGCATTGCCTTGAGTCCACGAGCCCGGGGAAACCGCCACGGCTGATCACAACCACGCCAGGCCACATACACCAGCAGACAGAGCTGGAGAATGGCTAGCGCCATGTGCAGTGTGATGATTCCGGGTTTCAATCCACTAAACACAATCTGGGCCCCCATCCAGGCGTTTACGCCAAGCAACACCATGGCCGATGTCGCCACCAGGACTACTCGTTTGCGCTTTTTCCACTGCCACCAGGACCCAATAAACGTCCCCAAGGTAAGCAAACCCACTGGTAGGGACGTCAGACGGTTGATGTATTCCACCCAGACGTGCGTCGCATTAAATTGCGCAATCACCGACTCCCGGGTGATGGTTTCCGGAGCGATACCGTGCCGGGCCGCTCGACGGCGGTATTTTTCAATGTCGAGTTTTTCCGGGTCGATCTGATCCGCACTGGTGGGGGGAATCAGGCAGCCCCAGCATGTAGGCCAATCCGGACACCCCATCCCCGAGCCGGTGGCCCGGACGATGGCACCGACAAAGATCAGCACCATCACCGCTAAACAGGCCGCCATGGCCACTTTTTGGAATCGACTCACGCTCTGGTGATAATGGATCGACCGCCCCCCCGCAAGTATTCCTCGTATCATCGGATGATTTATTTCCATTTTTACTTGGTTTTCCGATCGATCCACCTCTAGGTTCCGGCATCATGTCGTCACAAGCCACCAACGTCCGCAGAGCGGCGGTTTCAGCCCTCCGAGCATGGGCCAAAGGCCACGCCTATATGGACTCATTGATTGAGCGCCATGCCACCCGCAACCACCTGAGTCGGCAAGACCGGGCTCTCCTGCAATCCATCGTCTCCTCCGTGTTACGCAACCGGAGACTACTCGATCACTGGATCGGCAAACTCAGACGGGGAAAACTCGACCACGAAACCCGCGACATCCTCCGCGTGGGTGTAGCCCAACTCCTACTGCTCGGCATCGCCGACCATGCCGCCGTCAATGAAACCGTCAATTGCGGCAAAGCCCCGGTCCGAGGACTGATCAATGCGGTCCTACGTCAGGCAATCACCAGGCGCAAGCGACTGATGGAAGAGCTCGACGACCTTCCTCCCGCGGTCCGACTATCCCACCCTGACTGGTTATATAAACGCTGGAGTAAAACCTATGGCAAAAAGGAAGCCGACTCCCTGATGGCGTGGAACAACCTGCCAGCCCCGACACTGGCACGGGTCAACCCACTCAAAGAGGGTGCCCGTGAAGCGGTCGAATCCTACGATCATGCCAAGCCGGTTGATGGATTGGAAAACTATTTCGAAATTGACGGCCCACCGCCGGGAGACTGGATGAAAGAAGGGTACGTTTACATTCAAGACCCGGCCACCCGCCACTGTGTGGACCTGCTGAACCCGCAAGCGGGAGAATCCATTCTGGATGCCTGCGCCGCGCCCGGCGGAAAATCCGCCCTGATCGCTGCTGCCATGCACAACCAAGGAGAACTTCTCTGCACCGACAGCAACTCCAAACGCCTCCCCCGATTGGAAACCAATCTGGAACGGCTCGGGATTGATATTGCTGCCGTGCAGGCACACGACTGGACCCAGACAGCCCCTGAGGAGTGGCTGGGGAAATTCGATGCCATCCTGCTCGATGTCCCCTGCTCCAACAGCGGCGTGATGCGTCGGCGACTTGATGCCCGATGGCGACTACGCGGTGAGAACATCGTTGAACTCACCGGTATTCAGTCACAGATTCTGGCCAATGCCCTGCCCTGTCTCAAACCAGGCGGACGGTTGGTGTATTCCACCTGTTCCATCGAACCGGAAGAAAATAGCGATCTGATCAGAACATTCCTCACCTCTCACCCCGAGTGGCAAATCGAAGAAGAACATCAAGCCCTCCCATTCCGGGACGGTAGTGACGGCGCCTATGCGGCGAGAATCTCACGGATACCATCCTATTAAGCTCTGGACAGCCATGAGGGATACCCGATCCCGCTCGCTCATCGGCGGCTGATTGAGGCCAATCAGCCCTACCGAACATCATACCTCAGGCGGCTGATTGAGCCAATCAGCCCTACCGAACATCATATCTCAGGCGGCTGATTGAGGCCAATCAGCCCTACCGTGCATCATGTTCCAGTTAGCATTGCACAATCTTCCGAAGGATAATCTGGACGTCCTAAATCATTCCCTCTAGTCTCTGCCGCAAGATGAAATCCTGTCTCAGCCTGATACTCGCCCTGGTCATTGTTATTGGCTTTGTCGGCACTGCCATATTCCTTTGGTATGGAAGTTCAACCACCGAGTTCAGCGAAGGTCCGTTCACTGACACTCCCGTCGAAAAGAAATAGATTGCGGTAAAAGGCAACTCTCCGACTATGGCCGGGCACGATTCGCAAACGGGCTCTCCGTTCAAAACACTCTGCTTGTTCGGAGGAACCTTTGATCCGATTCATCTCGGCCACACCCACATTGCCCAGGCCGCGGTCGACAGCCTTGGGCTGGATCGCGTTCTTTTTCTACCGTGCGGGCAGTCACCGCACAAAGCAGGCCAAAAACATGCCGATGCACACCATCGCTTGAAGATGTGCCAACTGGCTACCAGAGATATCGAATGGGCTGAAGTTGACGACCACGACCTGACAGCACCGCCCCCGTCGTATTCGCACCGGCTCGCCGGGACCATGGCCAAACGCTACCCCGGAGCCCGCTTGTTCTGGCTGATGGGGACCGATCAATGGAAGGCGTTCCCCCACTGGCACCGCCCGGACGAACTCGCTCAACTCGTTGAATTTATTGTTTTCAGCCGTGGTGAGCCCGCCAAGCCTCTAAAAAACTATCGCCTGCACACCATCCACGGGGATCATCCGGCAGCGGCAACTCAAATCAGGAATACTCCGAAGGCGGCAAAATCCTGGCTTCACCCTGCGGTTTACGATTATATTCAGGAGAACCGGCTCTACCAGCATGGGAATGAGCAAAAAGCTGGTGAAGCCGATGATTGACGTATAATAAAATTAACGCTTATATGCTTTCAGCCCGTGATCATCAGGATCACGACAGTTCACTCCACCATTATGAAACCAAGCATCACCGCCCTTCTTCTCACCCTCGGCCTGGCATCTCCCATGTTTGTGCATGCCCAGGACGCACCTGCAAAAAAACCGGCCAGCCTTGAGGAAATCAACCAGGAGTTCAGCAACCTCCCGAAAAAGACACGTGAGGAATACGCTCAGAAAATCATCAAGGTGCAAAACCTCTTCAACCAGAAACGCATCTTTGATGCTCTGGAAAAAATCGACGAACTCGACAAAATCTACCCAAACCACCCGGCAGCGCTCAACATCAAGGGAGCCTGCTATGTTGAAATCCGAGCTTTTGACAAAGCCAATGCCATTTTCAGCGAAATTCTCAGAGTCTCGCCAAACAATACCAACGTCCTCTTCAACCTGGCCGAAGTCGACTTCGTCACCAAAAATTGGGAGTCCGCGGAGAAGCGGTTCGAAAAAATCATTCCTCTGCTACCAAAACAGAACAAGGCCATGATCCGCCTGTGCGAATTCAAACTCCTCCTCTGTAAACTCAAACTGGACAAAAAAGAAGAAGCCCTGGCACTCAAAAACAAACACGACGCCTGGGACGATTCCCCATTCTACTATTTCTCACGAGCCGCCATCGCCTACGATGCCGATGATAAAATCGGTGCCGAAAAAGAACTGCGCAACGCCCGCTACGTCTGGAAAAACGATGCCGCCCTGGCCGCTTGGCAGGACACGCTGATTGAATTCGGCTACATCCGGAGCTTTTACGGTGGCGACACCGAAGAGTCCCAGGAAGACTAGAGCGTAGAGGCCAGCAAAATCGGCCAGAGGTCGATTACGCTGGGTTGAGTGGGTAATCAGTGACCCGCTCAAATCCAATGCCGTAGGTTTTGGCAATCTCAGGCGCGTCCGATGCCTGATAAACGTCACGGTAATAGATTTCCTTCACGCCATAGGCGCAAAGCGTCTGCATGCAGGCAGTACAGGGCATCGTGGTTGAGGCAATGATTTTCACCTCGCCGCGTTTGAACAAACTGCAAAGGTTGACTTCCGCGTGCAGCATGAATTTCTGGCGGCCTTCACGGTCGTCCCAAAACCCTTCCGGAGCTTGAAACCCCGGGGCGAGACCATTATAAGCCGTCCCAATCACCCGGTTGTCAAAGTCCAACGCGGCGGCCCCCACTTTGCGAAAGGGATCCTCGGACCTCAGGCTCGCGACGTGGGCCAGCGCCATCGCATACTGGGGAATGGTGATGCGGTCATTTTCTACAGCGAGGTCTATCTGCATAGACAAGGTCTGGCATAACTGGCATTATCTTGTCGAGCGCATTTGCCATGGATGACCAAAAACGATCACGATTCAACCGCCGGAACTTCATCCGCGTTACCGGCATGGGTGCGATCGGGGCCTTCTCCTACGCCCGGTGGGTAGAACCGCGGCTGCTGACCGTGACCGAGCGGGACATCCATATCCCCCGTCTGCCGTCGGCCTTGGACGGCTTGCGTATTGCCCAACTCACCGACTTCCATTACCAGCCCGAGCATCAAGACCAGCTCATGGCCGATGCTGTCGCCACAGTCAACGCAGCCAACCCCGACCTGATCTGCCTAACCGGAGATTTTATCACCCAGTCTCCCGACGCCCTCGCGCCATTGATGGAGCACCTCTCCAGACTCAGATCCAAACATGGGATTTATGGCATCATGGGAAACCACGACGGCTGGAGCGCCTCGCCTTCACTTTTCCAAAATCACTTCCGCAAGGCTGGTCTCGAATTCCTACTCAATCAGGGAAGCCGGATCAACATTGGCGGAGCTCCCTTATTCATCTATGGCACCGATTCGATTTGGTCCGGGCGTGTCCATCTCCCGTCATGCTACGGTGGACACAGCCCGTGCGATCCGGTTCTGGCACTGGTTCACGAACCGGACGTCTTTGACATCATCAAGCGAGACCACCGTGTCGACCTGCAGCTATCCGGGCACACCCACGGTGGTCAGTGCCGGGTGCCCTTACTCGGCTACGCACCGGTGAAAGTGAGATACGGAAGAAATTACATCTACGGGGACTACCAGGTCGGGGACTCGAGCATCTTTGTCAGCCGTGGCCTGGGAACCGTCGGCACAACCGTGCGCTTTGCCTGCGCACCGGAAGTTGCCATCCTTACCCTACGCTCCGAGGAGATCTCGTGAGGGCCCCATGAATACCCCCACCCCCAGGAACTTGACAGCGGTGGATTGAGGTCCACCCTACCAATCGTCATTGCTTTTTCTTCATTTGTTCCAGACGGGATTGAACCCAACGGGCATCCTCTGTCATCCCGTGTTTCACGTAAAAGGCATTCAACTTTTTGTAACGACTCAGTGGAGAAAAGCCAATCACCCGATGGAGCTTGCGCAAACAGACCGGGCACAGATGCATCGGTGCAGCATCTGCCTCCTGCAAGTGATTGGCCCCATTCATATTACAATGATAGTAAATACAGTGCCTCACTCCGAACATATGACCGGTCTCATGAGTGAGCACCTTGGCAGCCCGTTTAAGAAGCACGCGGTTTTGTTCCTCTCCCATCACCGAACCCTCGTCACCACTCTGCGGTAGATAACGGGCGAAGCTAAACACCCCGACTCTGGCACGGTAGCGGGCCTGACCAAACACAAAGTTCCAGCTTTCATCCGGATAGAGATCCGTCATCGTCACACCTAACAACGAGTATGCATTATTTGGTATTCGGGCTTGTAAATCATCCAGCACATCTCCGGTCAGCCACTGCTTAAAGTCTCCGTTCTGCCGGCTAGTCACTTTCCCCGGTAATCTCGCAGGCAGCACTACCACCTTCATCGGGTAATAATACGCCGCTGTAAAATCACGCAAGGCCTCCAGCGATGGCGAGAGCCTCTCGTCAAACTCTCCGAGCGGTTGGATATAGAGAACCCGCCTTTGCTGGTTAATTTTGTTATATCTCGAGCCACTGTATTGCCGGTAGGTCTGCCCTTTTTCCGGATGCTGG is a genomic window containing:
- the ald gene encoding alanine dehydrogenase, with the protein product MTVGIPKEIKTQEHRVSMIPSSVGELTRRGHRVLVQTQAGAGASYPDESYLAQGAEIVGTAEEVFAQSELIVKVKEPQASEVAMLNEQHTLFTYLHLAADKHLTETLVASGCTAIAYETIEVNNRLPLLEPMSEIAGRMSSIVGSYHLAKHRGGRGTLLGGVPGVAPGRVVVIGGGTAGVNAARVATGIGADVSILEVDFDRMRFLDITMEGAHTVFSNEANLSDLLPRVDLVIGAVLVPGAAAPKLITREMLKMMQPGSVFVDIAVDQGGCAETTRPTTHDEPTYYEEDVLHYCVANMPGAYSRTSTQALNNCTQRWTTLIADEGVAAACKIRPELLGGINCTGGKLTCPPVGEAHDLASVDPAELITG
- a CDS encoding COX15/CtaA family protein translates to MIRGILAGGRSIHYHQSVSRFQKVAMAACLAVMVLIFVGAIVRATGSGMGCPDWPTCWGCLIPPTSADQIDPEKLDIEKYRRRAARHGIAPETITRESVIAQFNATHVWVEYINRLTSLPVGLLTLGTFIGSWWQWKKRKRVVLVATSAMVLLGVNAWMGAQIVFSGLKPGIITLHMALAILQLCLLVYVAWRGCDQPWRFPRARGLKAMRQLGYVLFALVLAEGVLGSQIREKTDALKQSHEMAPRSEWVAELEQSSVYLVHRSGSWLILLVAGMFFLRGLRVQSGAAWLERVVLGMVLAQMVLGLVLSQVGILPIAQVLHIGLSSILVSALLLWLLAARPHKA
- the rsmB gene encoding 16S rRNA (cytosine(967)-C(5))-methyltransferase RsmB, with amino-acid sequence MSSQATNVRRAAVSALRAWAKGHAYMDSLIERHATRNHLSRQDRALLQSIVSSVLRNRRLLDHWIGKLRRGKLDHETRDILRVGVAQLLLLGIADHAAVNETVNCGKAPVRGLINAVLRQAITRRKRLMEELDDLPPAVRLSHPDWLYKRWSKTYGKKEADSLMAWNNLPAPTLARVNPLKEGAREAVESYDHAKPVDGLENYFEIDGPPPGDWMKEGYVYIQDPATRHCVDLLNPQAGESILDACAAPGGKSALIAAAMHNQGELLCTDSNSKRLPRLETNLERLGIDIAAVQAHDWTQTAPEEWLGKFDAILLDVPCSNSGVMRRRLDARWRLRGENIVELTGIQSQILANALPCLKPGGRLVYSTCSIEPEENSDLIRTFLTSHPEWQIEEEHQALPFRDGSDGAYAARISRIPSY
- the nadD gene encoding nicotinate (nicotinamide) nucleotide adenylyltransferase, yielding MAGHDSQTGSPFKTLCLFGGTFDPIHLGHTHIAQAAVDSLGLDRVLFLPCGQSPHKAGQKHADAHHRLKMCQLATRDIEWAEVDDHDLTAPPPSYSHRLAGTMAKRYPGARLFWLMGTDQWKAFPHWHRPDELAQLVEFIVFSRGEPAKPLKNYRLHTIHGDHPAAATQIRNTPKAAKSWLHPAVYDYIQENRLYQHGNEQKAGEADD
- a CDS encoding tetratricopeptide repeat protein, coding for MKPSITALLLTLGLASPMFVHAQDAPAKKPASLEEINQEFSNLPKKTREEYAQKIIKVQNLFNQKRIFDALEKIDELDKIYPNHPAALNIKGACYVEIRAFDKANAIFSEILRVSPNNTNVLFNLAEVDFVTKNWESAEKRFEKIIPLLPKQNKAMIRLCEFKLLLCKLKLDKKEEALALKNKHDAWDDSPFYYFSRAAIAYDADDKIGAEKELRNARYVWKNDAALAAWQDTLIEFGYIRSFYGGDTEESQED
- a CDS encoding deoxycytidylate deaminase, which produces MQIDLAVENDRITIPQYAMALAHVASLRSEDPFRKVGAAALDFDNRVIGTAYNGLAPGFQAPEGFWDDREGRQKFMLHAEVNLCSLFKRGEVKIIASTTMPCTACMQTLCAYGVKEIYYRDVYQASDAPEIAKTYGIGFERVTDYPLNPA
- a CDS encoding metallophosphoesterase, giving the protein MDDQKRSRFNRRNFIRVTGMGAIGAFSYARWVEPRLLTVTERDIHIPRLPSALDGLRIAQLTDFHYQPEHQDQLMADAVATVNAANPDLICLTGDFITQSPDALAPLMEHLSRLRSKHGIYGIMGNHDGWSASPSLFQNHFRKAGLEFLLNQGSRINIGGAPLFIYGTDSIWSGRVHLPSCYGGHSPCDPVLALVHEPDVFDIIKRDHRVDLQLSGHTHGGQCRVPLLGYAPVKVRYGRNYIYGDYQVGDSSIFVSRGLGTVGTTVRFACAPEVAILTLRSEEIS
- a CDS encoding archaemetzincin → MNRTNIGILGLAVLCSLLVIVFTSMVAAEFQVPDASTRKAAVGSLRGLDHEMRVAFGDDRSFASFPEPGFNDWVSQHPEKGQTYRQYSGSRYNKINQQRRVLYIQPLGEFDERLSPSLEALRDFTAAYYYPMKVVVLPARLPGKVTSRQNGDFKQWLTGDVLDDLQARIPNNAYSLLGVTMTDLYPDESWNFVFGQARYRARVGVFSFARYLPQSGDEGSVMGEEQNRVLLKRAAKVLTHETGHMFGVRHCIYYHCNMNGANHLQEADAAPMHLCPVCLRKLHRVIGFSPLSRYKKLNAFYVKHGMTEDARWVQSRLEQMKKKQ